In the genome of Primulina tabacum isolate GXHZ01 chromosome 13, ASM2559414v2, whole genome shotgun sequence, the window AAGACTTGGGATCATAAAAGTCTACGGACTAATATTGTATGAATCCATTTGTTTGTTTGCATGCCAGTTGACTTCACGGCGGGGCGATGACGTTAAGGAAACACGCAGCACATGTAATTAATTAGCTATGAATCGGTATACGTTTCGGACAAGACTAATTAACTGTTAATGTCATCGACTAATACATTTGTTTAAGAGTGAGATGTTCTAATCTTTATCTATAAGACgtgtcaaccttaccgatattcacaataaaaagtaatatttttagcataaaattttagcataaaaagtaatactttttcatggatggcccaaataagagatttgtctcacaaaagacgatccgtgaaactgtctcacacaaatttttatcattatttaattGGATTGACTTGAACAAACACAAACGTATCTATGTTAAATACAGGACATATTCTAACAATTTTTAGACAAGAGTCTAACTTTAAAAAAAGacatttaaatcataacatCCATTcgtattttttagatttataacaacttttttgaattaaattctTATCttgaaaacaatataaaaactaaaaaatGAGCAATAGTCAATATACACACACATCTATATATATTAATTGAGTGATAAGATCAACTATGTATAAAATGATCACTAAAAAACAACTCTTCTTAGAGTTTTAGAactaaaaatactaattaaattgttcgttgattttttttttcttcaattgaTAGCATAACCAATTCATTCAATATTTTCTCGTGACATGGTTAATTTGATAGAAAAGTTTTGATAGACTTTAACTTCAGAAAACTTAGTTTTGCACTTACTACTGTAATTACAAAACTAAAGATAACCAATAAGAATTTATAAGCAATGTGAGGAAATATTATCTATTTTCTTCAATTAATTTACTACAAAACCCCCATAAATAATAGACTAGATTTTTACATTGCTCCAATTACACTGCTACGTAATAGATTTAtggaataaaaattattattatttatttatatcggccctagaaaaaataaatttatattgagaaataaattataaaagacTTAGAAATAATAGATTTATTGAGAGTcccatatattataaataaaatttatactggacacagaaaaaataaatttttgtgaTAGGAAGGGAAAAAATGATccaagaataataaaatttttgttAAGTCAATTTGCACtacaatataataattttttttaaaaaaaatttaatgaccCCAAAAAAATAAGTCCGACTCGCCTCCAAATAGAACGGCCCTAGTTAAACCTAACATTTGAGTTCCATGTTATTCTAGAGACGTAACATTTCACCCTATCTTGTGGGGTACTTCCCCATGAGAAGATCAAATACCCAATTTTAACCACGTATATGTAGGGTCcaccaattttttaaaatcaattactCAAATATTTGTGGAAGCACTGCCCCACAGGTAGCATCGACAGTACCGTTAAGTGTCTTTGCACACAACTGGCAACTTGTTGACTTGTTGTGGGGCTTCAATTAATGCAAACTTGATGTTAAAAATAGCATTCAATAAGTTTTTATTTGGtttgttaatatttaatattataggactcaaacttatttaaatgtCAAGACGTGATTGTTCAAGAtaattatcatttttttatcTTGTTTATGCCCATTCACGGTTTTAGTCAATCGatttttacttatttttttccgacaattttagttatttttcaaCCGAGTGCTGACGTTTCACCGGACAAGTAAACAATGTGTCGTCGCAATATCAGAATTTTCGGTGACACGTTAACGTTCTTCGTCTTCGCGTaaacactcaaataaaaaaGACTAAAATCGAAAAAATGTGCACATGTATTAGTGATAACTTgaccaaatttttttaacaaaaaacttACAATTTACATtaccaaaaatatatttttctatacgTATGAAGCACAGATTGTGAGGAATAATCACGCCAAATTTATATTCAACGAAACCCgacttttgaaaatatgattctCAAAGTAATATTATATAGTTTTTAATCATTATTATACTATTTTTAATCTTGGTCAGACCTACTAGAAagtattataaataaaatttatagaattttaaGTTGAATTGGTAACTAGCCAAGTCTCCAAGTAAATAACAAGCTTAAAATTCAggtactttattttaaattattaataattgttgtattaaaagaaattattgatataattatCATTATTGGATATTTTGAACTTTGGTTATCAGCATATTATTTTGCCCAATCCACTTTAGTCCAATCTCGGCCCAGCCCATATATTCGGGTTACGGCCCAGACCATCCCAATCATCCTCGCTGTCTCTCCCCCGTACTCTGCGGTTGTTCAGTGTATTAGGGCTTGGGTTTCAGTCTATTCTTCTATGCTGATGCGTGTTTAGATACAGATTATTGAAAAAGGTAACCTATTTTCATCAATATATATTACATATTCGATTATTTTGTTCAAGAATCGATTTCCATTTCATGCTGTCAATAATCAACGGGGATTCATTCCCTACTGAGGACTATTGTATATAGATGTGCATACATTTTTTTCACTAAATTTTTGTGATACAAACGAGATGGCAGGCAATTCAGCACTTTTTGTTTCAACAAGTTCACAAGTGTTGTCTTTATTGGAAACAAATATTGTATATATGTATTCTTTCCTTGATTAGTGTAGATATTTAGGAGATTTGATTGTGCTTATTTATGCTAAGATCTTTGTATTAGGATGTATATAAGCATGTAATATTATCAATGAAAGGAACGCTTTTCCCATCCAAAATATTCTTGttttatggtatcagagcaatataCATGGCTGGAAAAGATGACGACAAAAAGAAGGAAGGAGGAGACGTGTCTTCGAAGTTCACATCTCCGTTTTACCTTTCTGCCAGCGACAACCCAGGAAACATCATCACACAAGTTCAACTAAAGGGTGAGAACTATGATGAATGGGCGCGAGCTATGAAAATGGCGTTGCGGGCCAAGAAAAAGTTCGGTTTCATCGATGGTTCGGTAAAGACACCTTCCGATGACTCTGTCGAACTAGAAGATTGGTGGACGGTCAATTCTATGTTAGTGTCATGGATATTGAATACGATCGAGCCAACCCTGCGCTCAACCATAACCTACATAGAGGCTGCGAAGGAACTGTGGCAGGATATCAAGGAACAATTTTCTGTCGGAAACGGGCCGAGAATTCAACAACTCAAATGTGAGTTGGTCGAATGCAAACAACAAGGCATGTCTGTTATGAATTATTATGCCAAATTGAAAATGATCTGGGAAGAGTTGGGAAACTATGAACAATACCCAACATGTCAATGTGGAGGATGCAAGTGCAACATCGGAGGAGATCTGGATAAAAGACGTGAAGAGGAAAGACTTCATCAATTTTTGATGGGGTTGGATGACACAACTTATGGCACTGTCcgctcaaatattttaagcacTGAACCATTGCCGAACTTGAATCGAGCCTATGCTATGATCATACAAGAGGAGCGAGTACGTGATATAACTCGCGGAAAAGAACATCGAAGTGATGCCATGGCCTTTGCGATACAAACTCCTAGTCATTCTAGGGGACGAGCGGATGGCAAGGAGAAAACTGTGGCTTGCTCGAGTTGCAAGAGAACTGGTCATGATGCAGGTTCATGCTTTGAATTGATTGGTTATCCCGATTGGTGGGGAGATAGACCTAGAGGAAGAGGGCGTGGAGTGACAAGTCGTGCACAAAGTGGACAACGACCTGCTGGTAATGCAACTGGAGGGAGAGGTCGTGGAGGTCAAATTCGAGCCAATGCAGCACAAGTGACAGGACATGGAACCATAGCTCAAGGACAAATAACAGAAACAGACAAAAGTGGAATAAGTGGGCTGAGCAGTGAGCAATGGAATGTGTTGCTGAACCTCCTGAATACACAAAATGATGGAAATCAAGAAAGACTGAATGGTAAGCGTAGAACAATGGAGTGGATAATTGACACCGGACCCTCTCATCATATGACTGGAAGACTTGAGTCGATGAGTTATGTGGAGAGAGTGCCTGCATGTCCAGTTGGGCTGCCAGATGGGAAGGAGACAATAGCTGAAAAAAGCGGGACTGTGGTGTTGAATGAATATTTGAAATTGAACAATGTGTTATATGTACCCAACTTGAAGTGTAGCTTGATTTCAGTGTCACAATTGAATGAGGAGTTGAATTGTGTAGTtcaatttaatgataaaatatgtGTTATGCAGGACCGCAATTCGAGGATGCTGATTGGTGCGGGTGAGCAACGTGAGGGGCTTTACTACTTCAGAGGGATAGTGCCAGCAAGAGCTATGATTACAGTGACGAGGGACACCTTTGACTTGTGGCATCGAAGGTTGGGACATCCTTCTGGTAGAATATTCAGTTATTGCCAGTTGTTAAAGGAATTAGTAGTGATTGTGTTAGAACTTGTGACATTTGTCTACAAGCAAAACAATGTCGGGGAGAATTTTTCTTAAGTAATAATAAGGCAGCCACTATTTTTGAGATGATTCATTGTGATTTGTGGGGTCCTTATAGAACTCCGACCTTTTGTGGTGCACATTATTTTTTGACAATTGTTGATGACCATTCCAGAGGAGTGTGGGTCTATTTATTGAACGATAAAGTCAAGGTGGGACAAACTCTTCAAAATTTTATCACTATGATACATAGACAATTTAATAAACATGTGAAAATTGTGCGAAGTGATAATGGAACTGAGTTTACTTGTTTGAGTAAATATTTTGTGGAAAACGGGATAATACATCAAACTTCGTGTATTGgaactcctcaacaaaatggaagaGTGGAATGTAAACATCGCCACATCCTCAATGTCGCACGATCACTGCGCTTTCAAGCTAGTCTACCTATTGAGTTTTGGAGAGAGTGTGTCTTGACAGCTGCGTACATGATTAATCGTACTCCTTCTATTCTTCTAGAAGGAAAGACACCGTATGAATTGTTATTCGGTGATGCTCCTTCATATAAGAATGTCCgagtttttggttgcttggctTATGCTCATAATCAGAAACGTGGTGGTGATAAATTCGCTAGTCGAAGTAGGAAATGCGTCTTTGTTGGATACccatttgggaagaaaggatgGAGCTTGTATGATCTTGATTCAAAGGAGTTCTTTAGTTTCGAGAGACGTTGTATTCGTTGAAAAAGAGTTCCCTTACGAGAATAAGGTTTCACATGACAAATTCAACGACAATAGGACGGATGGTTATTTTGGTGAAGAAGAAATGCCCTCAGGGACGACCGAACAAGGAAAAGATTCTAGTGAAAATGGAGACATAACAAGAGAACAACTTGATGGAGTCCAAACTGTCGAAATAACAGAAGTTAGGGGGGCATTAACGAAGATATCAACAACAAAACCGAAGAACCATTGGGGCGTGGTCACAGACAGCGACGAGAATCCACTCGCCTACATGATTATGTCTTGCACATAGTTCAGAAGTCCGCTTCGTCCTTGAACCCCTCTCCAAGCTCACCTGACCACATGCATTCCTCAGGTAGTCTCTATTCCATTGAACATTACGTGAACTGTGATAAATTCTCTGTGGCACATCGTGCTTTCTTGGCAGCTGTAACTAGGGGTGTGGAACCAAGTTCGTTTGGTACAGCAGTGCAAGATGAGAAATGGAGGGACGCGATGCAGAAAGAAATACAAGCTTTGGAGGATAATGTGACATGAACTGTAGTGCCTTTGCCACATGGAAAAAGAGCCATCAATTGTAAGTGGGTGTACAAGATCAAATACAATGTTGATGGCACTGTCGAGCGCTACAAGGCCAGACTGGTGATTCTAGGAAATCGACAACTTAAAGGGATCGACTATCATGAGACGTTTGCACCGGTGGCAAAAATGGTTACAATCCGTGCTTTTCTGGCAGTGGCAGCAACTAAAGATTGGAAAATTCATCAAATGGATGTACATAATGCTTTCTTACATGGGGATTTGAATAAAGAAGTGTACATGAGTATGCCTCCTGGTTTCGATTCGGGGAAACCAGGGATGGTTTGTCGTCTAAATAAGTCGTTGTACGGATTACGACAGGCTCCTAGATGTTGGTTCGCAAAATTGGCCGCTGCTTTGAAGCATTATGGGTTCAACCAATCCTACTCCGACTACTCTCTTTTCACTTTGAGAAGGGACAAGATCCAACTCCATGTTCTCGTGTATGTCGATGACCTTATTGTCTCGGGAAACGATCATGAAGCCATTAGAAGTTTCAAAGCATACTTGAGCAAATGTTTtcatatgaaggacttgggaacATTGAAATATTTCTTGGGGATCGAAGTGGCTAGAAATTCTGAAGGTATCTTCTTATGTCAACGAAAATACGCATTAGATATTATATCTGAGGTCGGATTACTTGGTGCAAAGCCTGCCTCTATCCCACTCGAGCAAAATCATAACTTGGCATTGGTCACTGGAGCTCCTCTCGCCAATCCTGAAGCTTACAGACGGTTGGTGGGACGGCTTATTTATCTCTCGGTTACACGTCCTGAGTTAGCCTATTGTGTTCATGTGTTAGCTCAACTTCATGCAACATCCACGAGAACCGCATTGGGAGGCTGCGCTGCGCGTTGTTCGTTACTTGAAGGGGAAGCCTGGGCAAGGAATTATGTTGCGATCCGACAGTGATTTGCGTTTGTATGCTTGGTGCGACTCTGATTGGGCTGGTTGCCCGCTTACGCGTCGTTCTTTGACTGGATGGTTCATTCTTCTTGGGAATTCACCGATCTCTTGGAAGACTAAGAAACAACATATAGTATCACGATCTTCGGCTGAGGCGGAGTATCGTTCGATGGCTGCAACTACGTGTGAACTGAAATGGCTACAAGAGCTTCTTTTAGCGCTCAATGTGGATCATCCGACTCCTATTAATTTATATTGTGACAGTCAAGCTGCATTACATATCGCGGCCAACCCGGTGTTTCATGAGCGAACAAAACACATCGAGAtcggttgccactttgtacgaGATGCCATACACAATGGCATGATCAAGCCAGCACATGTCAAGACCTCCGAACAACTCGCTGATTTGTTTACAAAAGCGCTAGGAAAACACTCATTCGACCATTTACTTCGCAAGTTGGGCATTCACAATTTGCATGCTCCAACTTGAGGGGGGTATTGGAAACAAATATTGTATATATGTATTCTTTCCTTGATTAGTGTAGATATTTAGGAGATTTGATTGTGCTTATTTATGCTAAGATCTTTGTATTAGGATGTATATAAGCATGTAATATTATCAATGAAAGCAACGCTTTTACCATCCAAAATATTCTTGTTTTAGTCTTTATGTTCGATTATCACCCACGCTTTAGGGGACAGTTCATTGAATCTGGTCCCCTCTTCAACAGCTAATCTGAGGCACAAGAGCGAGAAACCATTTGTTATAAAAGGTTCTGCCGACGAACATAATGTGTCGTCTTCTGAATCAAAGAGCCCTCTCTCAGTGGTCATCAACTTCACCCGGGCAAACTTTCAGACCCTTGAGAGTGATTTCGGTTTCGGTAGTAAAAGCATATGAGAAGGTGGTGTTCGGTTGTTTCTTGTTTCGGGGACGGTTCTATTGGTGCTTAGCTTGGCTTGGTTAAAGGGGTTTCAAttacgatctagacatctagttCAGGAAGTATTTGGCTGTTTTTGAGTTTGATCAGGCTAGTGGCATTTGCACTGGAACGTATGTTAGGATTCGAGGGATAAATGTTGGCACAGTGGTGTTTGTCAATCCATCCTTGTGGAGTATTGAAGCTGTGGTTGAAGTGAGGTAACCTTTCTACTTATTCCACTCCTGGGGCTTCAATGCTAGCAGTGATATGATTATTTGTAGTTTTCCTATCTtacttttaaaaaacaaaaaaaattcaggTTGAAGATGATAAAGTTGTAATACCATGGAATTCATTGATTGAAGTCAATCAATCTGGTCTGTTGATGGAAACTATTATTGATATCACCCTACGAGAACCCATTCCGACACCTTCTGTCGGGCCTCTATTCGGTTGTGTTAAAAGAGGGATTAATTGTATGTGATAGACAAATGATGAAGGGGCACCAAGGGGTGGGTTTGGACGTACTGGTTGGAATCTTTACTCGCATTCGTGAAATGGAAGACATTGGCGTAACAAATATCTATACCTTAGCTGAGCGAGTTTCTGCTGTGAGAAGCACGATTACTGCTTACAAAGGTTTGGTCTGCCCAATCTTATGTTATTTAATGCCATTGTTTTTCTCTGGGATTGTCTGTTTTTAgttatatttattgtatatttagtcATAAAATTGTCTTGAACTTTTCCCCAGTATAAGTAAAATTTTTCCACAGTACAAGTGATCGCACTCCACAAATTAAGTCATCATTGAGCATTTCTGTTATTTCCATATATAAAATGAAAGTGCAGGCATTTTCCCGGCGTTACTCTGATGCTATATTCGAGGCATTCAGATGTGGCCTTTTCAACTTCATTACTATATGAAGCGATATTAGAAATATATCCATGGCAAAGTTTTGCTTTCTCATTGTTTTCCTTGTTCCTTAAGAGTTATAATGTTGTGACTACTTATGCAACATAAACCTGAATTTAACTTCATCAACAATGTCCATGAATCCGCATTTTTACATTATATCCATCTGATAATTGGAGTACCAAGTTGCTAAATTTTCGGCCAAAATAGCATGTTATCATTTGATGCATTGACTTCAATCACATTTACCATTGTTTTGTGATAATTGACTAATGGAGCTTTATGTTCATCTGCAGAATGGTGCATTCATCGATTGTGACTCCGGAAAACAAGGAACCAATTCAGATGTCTATTTATACCTTAATTTTCACTCTAAAGAACCTTGAGGTAGGAGGATCAAGCGGTTGTTAATCCTCTTAGTAACAGGCAATATTTAAATGTTGCCAGATTTCATATCCTCTTCATTATCAATCAATAAGCAGAATATAAGCTCGGATATATTGGGATTCACTGAAGATCATGAAGCCACGAGAAGGAACTTGAAGTTGCTCATTAAGTCCCTCAGCAGGCTGCT includes:
- the LOC142522075 gene encoding uncharacterized protein LOC142522075; translation: MAGKDDDKKKEGGDVSSKFTSPFYLSASDNPGNIITQVQLKGENYDEWARAMKMALRAKKKFGFIDGSVKTPSDDSVELEDWWTVNSMLVSWILNTIEPTLRSTITYIEAAKELWQDIKEQFSVGNGPRIQQLKCELVECKQQGMSVMNYYAKLKMIWEELGNYEQYPTCQCGGCKCNIGGDLDKRREEERLHQFLMGLDDTTYGTVRSNILSTEPLPNLNRAYAMIIQEERVRDITRGKEHRSDAMAFAIQTPSHSRGRADGKEKTVACSSCKRTGHDAGSCFELIGYPDWWGDRPRGRGRGVTSRAQSGQRPAGNATGGRGRGGQIRANAAQVTGHGTIAQGQITETDKSGISGLSSEQWNVLLNLLNTQNDGNQERLNGKRRTMEWIIDTGPSHHMTGRLESMSYVERVPACPVGLPDGKETIAEKSGTVVLNEYLKLNNVLYVPNLKCSLISVSQLNEELNCVVQFNDKICVMQDRNSRMLIGAGEQREGLYYFRGIVPARAMITVTRDTFDLWHRRLGHPSGRIFSYCQLLKELVVIVLELVTFVYKQNNVGENFS